In Notamacropus eugenii isolate mMacEug1 chromosome 1, mMacEug1.pri_v2, whole genome shotgun sequence, one genomic interval encodes:
- the CTCF gene encoding transcriptional repressor CTCF isoform X1, whose protein sequence is MEGEAVEAVMEESETFIKGKERKTYQRRREGGQDEDACHISQTQADGSEVVQEVNSSVQMVMMEQLDPTLLQMKTEVMEGAVPQEADATVDDTQIITLQVVNMEEQPINLGELQLVQVPVPVTVPVATTSVEELQGAYENEVSKEGLPEGEPMICHTLPLPEGFQVVKVGANGEVETLEQGELQPQEDPNWQKDPDYQPPAKKTKKTKKSKLRYTEEGKDVDVSVYDFEEEQQEGLLSEVNAEKVVGNMKPPKPTKIKKKGVKKTFQCELCSYTCPRRSNLDRHMKSHTDERPHKCHLCGRAFRTVTLLRNHLNTHTGTRPHKCPDCDMAFVTSGELVRHRRYKHTHEKPFKCSMCDYASVEVSKLKRHIRSHTGERPFQCSLCSYASRDTYKLKRHMRTHSGEKPYECYICHARFTQSGTMKMHILQKHTENVAKFHCPHCDTVIARKSDLGVHLRKQHSYIEQGKKCRYCDAVFHERYALIQHQKSHKNEKRFKCDQCDYACRQERHMIMHKRTHTGEKPYACSHCDKTFRQKQLLDMHFKRYHDPNFVPAAFVCSKCGKTFTRRNTMARHADNCTGLDGIDGENGGETKKGKRGRKRKMRSKKEESSDSEENAEPDLDDNEDEEETAVEIEAEPEVQPVTPAPPPAKKRRGRPPGKASQPKQAQPTAIIQVEDQNTGAIENIIVEVKKEPDAEAAEGEEEEPQSAVVEAPNGDLTPEMILSMMDR, encoded by the exons atggaaggtGAGGCAGTTGAAGCAGTCATGGAGGAGTCTGAAACCTTcatcaaaggaaaagagagaaaaacgtATCAGAGACGCCGGGAAGGGGGCCAGGATGAGGATGCTTGCCATATATCGCAGACGCAGGCGGATGGGAGTGAAGTGGTTCAGGAGGTCAACAGCAGTGTCCAGATGGTTATGATGGAACAGCTGGACCCTACCCTACTTCAGATGAAGACTGAAGTCATGGAGGGTGCAGTACCTCAGGAAGCTGATGCTACTGTGGATGACACACAGATAATAACACTTCAAGTTGTTAATATGGAAGAACAACCTATAAACCTTGGGGAGCTTCAGCTTGTTCAGGTCCCTGTACCAGTAACGGTGCCTGTGGCTACCACTTCTGTAGAAGAACTGCAGGGGGCTTACGAGAATGAGGTCTCTAAAGAAGGCCTGCCCGAAGGCGAGCCCATGATTTGTCACACGTTACCTTTGCCTGAAGGTTTCCAGGTGGTAAAAGTAGGTGCCAATGGTGAGGTTGAGACATTAGAGCAGGGGGAGCTGCAGCCCCAGGAAGATCCCAATTGGCAGAAAGACCCAGACTATCAGCCACCtgccaaaaagacaaaaaaaaccaaaaagagcaAACTGCGTTACACGGAGGAGGGCAAAGACGTGGACGTTTCTGTGTATGACTTTGAGGAAGAGCAGCAAGAGGGCTTGTTATCAGAAGTCAATGCTGAGAAGGTTGTTGGTAACATGAAGCCTCCAAAGCCAACCAAAATCAAGAAGAAAG GTGTAAAAAAGACATTCCAGTGTGAGCTGTGCAGTTATACATGTCCACGACGTTCAAATTTGGATCGACACATGAAAAGTCATACTGATGAAAGACCACATAAGTGCCATCTCTGTGGCAGAGCTTTCCGCACAGTCACCTTGCTGAGGAACCACCTAAATACTCACACAG GTACTCGTCCTCATAAGTGCCCAGATTGCGACATGGCCTTTGTAACCAGTGGAGAATTAGTGCGGCATCGACGCTATAAACACACCCATGAGAAACCCTTCAAGTGTTCCATGTGTGATTATGCTAGTGTTGAG GTCAGCAAGTTGAAACGTCACATTCGCTCTCACACTGGAGAGCGCCCATTCCAGTGTAGCTTGTGCAGTTACGCCAGCAGGGACACGTACAAGCTGAAAAGACACATGAGAACTCATTCTG GTGAAAAGCCGTATGAATGTTATATTTGTCATGCACGGTTTACCCAGAGTGGCACAATGAAAATGCACATCTTACAGAAGCACACGGAGAATGTGGCCAAATTTCACTGTCCACATTGTGACACTGTCATAGCCAGAAAAAGTGATTTGG GTGTCCATTTGCGAAAGCAGCATTCCTATATCGAGCAGGGCAAGAAATGTCGTTACTGTGATGCTGTGTTTCACGAGCGGTATGCCCTCATTCAGCATCAGAAATCCCACAAAAATGAGAAGCGTTTCAAGTGTGACCAGTGTGACTATGCATGCAGACAG GAACGGCACATGATAATGCACAAACGAAcgcatactggagagaagccctatgCCTGCAGTCACTGTGACAAGACCTTCCGCCAGAAACAGCTCCTGGATATGCATTTCAAACGCTATCATGACCCCAACTTTGTCCCTGCTGCTTTTGTCTGTTCTAAGTGTGGTAAAACATTTACACGGCGG AACACTATGGCAAGGCATGCCGACAATTGTACTGGTCTAGATGGTATAGATGGAGAAAATGGAGGTGAAACCAAGAAAGGCAAGcgtgggaggaaaagaaagatgcgCTCTAAAAAAGAGGAGTCGTCTGACAGTG AAGAAAATGCTGAACCAGACCTGGATGACaatgaggatgaggaagaaaCTGCCGTTGAAATTGAAGCTGAACCAGAAGTGCAGCCTGTGACTCCAGCCCCACCACCGGCCAAAAAGCGAAGAGGGAGGCCACCAGGCAAGGCCAGCCAGCCCAAGCAAGCTCAGC CTACAGCAATCATTCAGGTTGAAGACCAGAACACTGGTGCAATTGAAAACATTATAGTGGAAGTCAAAAAAGAACCTGATGCTGAAGCAGCAGAAGGTGAAGAAGAAGAACCCCAGTCTGCTGTGGTGGAAGCTCCCAACGGAGATCTCACTCCAGAGATGATTCTAAGCATGATGGACCGGTGA
- the CTCF gene encoding transcriptional repressor CTCF isoform X2, translating to MEGEAVEAVMEESETFIKGKERKTYQRRREGGQDEDACHISQTQADGSEVVQEVNSSVQMVMMEQLDPTLLQMKTEVMEGAVPQEADATVDDTQIITLQVVNMEEQPINLGELQLVQVPVPVTVPVATTSVEELQGAYENEVSKEGLPEGEPMICHTLPLPEGFQVVKVGANGEVETLEQGELQPQEDPNWQKDPDYQPPAKKTKKTKKSKLRYTEEGKDVDVSVYDFEEEQQEGLLSEVNAEKVVGNMKPPKPTKIKKKGVKKTFQCELCSYTCPRRSNLDRHMKSHTDERPHKCHLCGRAFRTVTLLRNHLNTHTGTRPHKCPDCDMAFVTSGELVRHRRYKHTHEKPFKCSMCDYASVEVSKLKRHIRSHTGERPFQCSLCSYASRDTYKLKRHMRTHSGEKPYECYICHARFTQSGTMKMHILQKHTENVAKFHCPHCDTVIARKSDLGVHLRKQHSYIEQGKKCRYCDAVFHERYALIQHQKSHKNEKRFKCDQCDYACRQERHMIMHKRTHTGEKPYACSHCDKTFRQKQLLDMHFKRYHDPNFVPAAFVCSKCGKTFTRRNTMARHADNCTGLDGIDGENGGETKKGKRGRKRKMRSKKEESSDSENAEPDLDDNEDEEETAVEIEAEPEVQPVTPAPPPAKKRRGRPPGKASQPKQAQPTAIIQVEDQNTGAIENIIVEVKKEPDAEAAEGEEEEPQSAVVEAPNGDLTPEMILSMMDR from the exons atggaaggtGAGGCAGTTGAAGCAGTCATGGAGGAGTCTGAAACCTTcatcaaaggaaaagagagaaaaacgtATCAGAGACGCCGGGAAGGGGGCCAGGATGAGGATGCTTGCCATATATCGCAGACGCAGGCGGATGGGAGTGAAGTGGTTCAGGAGGTCAACAGCAGTGTCCAGATGGTTATGATGGAACAGCTGGACCCTACCCTACTTCAGATGAAGACTGAAGTCATGGAGGGTGCAGTACCTCAGGAAGCTGATGCTACTGTGGATGACACACAGATAATAACACTTCAAGTTGTTAATATGGAAGAACAACCTATAAACCTTGGGGAGCTTCAGCTTGTTCAGGTCCCTGTACCAGTAACGGTGCCTGTGGCTACCACTTCTGTAGAAGAACTGCAGGGGGCTTACGAGAATGAGGTCTCTAAAGAAGGCCTGCCCGAAGGCGAGCCCATGATTTGTCACACGTTACCTTTGCCTGAAGGTTTCCAGGTGGTAAAAGTAGGTGCCAATGGTGAGGTTGAGACATTAGAGCAGGGGGAGCTGCAGCCCCAGGAAGATCCCAATTGGCAGAAAGACCCAGACTATCAGCCACCtgccaaaaagacaaaaaaaaccaaaaagagcaAACTGCGTTACACGGAGGAGGGCAAAGACGTGGACGTTTCTGTGTATGACTTTGAGGAAGAGCAGCAAGAGGGCTTGTTATCAGAAGTCAATGCTGAGAAGGTTGTTGGTAACATGAAGCCTCCAAAGCCAACCAAAATCAAGAAGAAAG GTGTAAAAAAGACATTCCAGTGTGAGCTGTGCAGTTATACATGTCCACGACGTTCAAATTTGGATCGACACATGAAAAGTCATACTGATGAAAGACCACATAAGTGCCATCTCTGTGGCAGAGCTTTCCGCACAGTCACCTTGCTGAGGAACCACCTAAATACTCACACAG GTACTCGTCCTCATAAGTGCCCAGATTGCGACATGGCCTTTGTAACCAGTGGAGAATTAGTGCGGCATCGACGCTATAAACACACCCATGAGAAACCCTTCAAGTGTTCCATGTGTGATTATGCTAGTGTTGAG GTCAGCAAGTTGAAACGTCACATTCGCTCTCACACTGGAGAGCGCCCATTCCAGTGTAGCTTGTGCAGTTACGCCAGCAGGGACACGTACAAGCTGAAAAGACACATGAGAACTCATTCTG GTGAAAAGCCGTATGAATGTTATATTTGTCATGCACGGTTTACCCAGAGTGGCACAATGAAAATGCACATCTTACAGAAGCACACGGAGAATGTGGCCAAATTTCACTGTCCACATTGTGACACTGTCATAGCCAGAAAAAGTGATTTGG GTGTCCATTTGCGAAAGCAGCATTCCTATATCGAGCAGGGCAAGAAATGTCGTTACTGTGATGCTGTGTTTCACGAGCGGTATGCCCTCATTCAGCATCAGAAATCCCACAAAAATGAGAAGCGTTTCAAGTGTGACCAGTGTGACTATGCATGCAGACAG GAACGGCACATGATAATGCACAAACGAAcgcatactggagagaagccctatgCCTGCAGTCACTGTGACAAGACCTTCCGCCAGAAACAGCTCCTGGATATGCATTTCAAACGCTATCATGACCCCAACTTTGTCCCTGCTGCTTTTGTCTGTTCTAAGTGTGGTAAAACATTTACACGGCGG AACACTATGGCAAGGCATGCCGACAATTGTACTGGTCTAGATGGTATAGATGGAGAAAATGGAGGTGAAACCAAGAAAGGCAAGcgtgggaggaaaagaaagatgcgCTCTAAAAAAGAGGAGTCGTCTGACAGTG AAAATGCTGAACCAGACCTGGATGACaatgaggatgaggaagaaaCTGCCGTTGAAATTGAAGCTGAACCAGAAGTGCAGCCTGTGACTCCAGCCCCACCACCGGCCAAAAAGCGAAGAGGGAGGCCACCAGGCAAGGCCAGCCAGCCCAAGCAAGCTCAGC CTACAGCAATCATTCAGGTTGAAGACCAGAACACTGGTGCAATTGAAAACATTATAGTGGAAGTCAAAAAAGAACCTGATGCTGAAGCAGCAGAAGGTGAAGAAGAAGAACCCCAGTCTGCTGTGGTGGAAGCTCCCAACGGAGATCTCACTCCAGAGATGATTCTAAGCATGATGGACCGGTGA